TGGTTCTGGGAAGGAGTTGTTGGGGATGGCTGTGCAGCCGTTGTCAGCACAGGTTTGCCTTGAGTGTGCTTAGTGGTGAGTTGGGTGTACCCTCTGGTTTCTAAACTTCTCTGCCTACATGGACTCTACTGGGATAGAATGACCCAAGGTAGTTCATGTATTACTTGCGCATTGCTgtctacttttctttttccttggtcATCTCAACGTTGTGAAGCAAGTAGTCAGGAGGACGAGAGATCAATATGTCATTGACAAGGCAGTGGCAAGACCTTCCCAGGAGAGCCTAGGAGAACCTGTGCTACCCACAGCATTGAGATTCAGAGTTGCGGCGTGATGAGAAGTGCaggtggaaaacaaaagcacGAGAACAGTAGAGAATATACTGCCACGGCATCTTTGGGAATACATTGTCAATAGATTTGGGAATACATCAGCTGTGGTCCACAGGCCTTGTGGTCTTGCAGATGCTTCAGTGATGCTTtttgcaatctttttttccttccaaaaagcATTCAGGAGAGCTCCTTCACACTGCCTGTCTCCTCGGCGACCTAGCTGAGTCGCTTTTCCCCATTACTGGTCCTTTCAACTCTTTTAAAGTtctgctgcatcccagcccaTGCCTTCGTGTCATCCTTTGCCCTGCAGATGCTCTCCTATGATGCCCCGTGAAAGAGacgcagggctggggctgggagggggttGTTGGGGGTGGCTGTGCAGTGACACAGGCTTGCTTTGAGTATACTTAGTCACGCCTCGGGTGGCTGACCCTTTTCTTCCTATATTTCTCTTCCTATCTGGGGCTGGAGAGGATGACTCAATGCTCTTCAGTGACCACAGCTACTCCAGGCGTGGTTGTAGGTCTCCCACCAAAGCATTCTCTTCTCCACGCTCAGCGAGCCCCATGCCGCCAGCCTTTGCTCCCTTaccaagtgctccagccctctcaccaTCCTGGCCACCCTCCGCTGAACTCACACCACTTGGTCAAAACCTTTCTTGCGTTAGAGCCCAAAATGGGACGCAGTGTTCTACATGCTGTCAGATGAGTGCCGAGCAGAGCAGGACCGTCGCTCCCATCGAtcccctggctgtgctcctgctcaTATAGCCCAGGCTGTTGATGGCAGTCCTCGGTGTCTGGGAAGAGTGCTGGGAGTTGCACCTGCTTTGATGGTGTTACCTCAAAAGCAGCTTccacaaggccaagtgcaaggcgCTGCACCTGCGTTGGGGCAGTCCTCAACGTCGATACAGACTGGAGGAGAAAtggttgagagcagccctgtggagaagggcTTATGGACAATGGTGGCTGAAAAAACTGGAGACGAGCCAGCAATGTGAGTAGTGCGTCCAGCCTGGCGTTCCCAGTATAAAAAAAGCCATGGACCTGTTAGCGCAGCCCCAGAGAAGGGCTACAAAAGGCATCAGAGGCCTGCAATAGGTCTCCTGGGATGAAGGGCTGAGGGAGTTTGTGgttttcagcctggaggagagaaggctctggggagccCTTGTTGCAGCCTTTCGATATATAAAGGGGACTTAGAAGAAAGCCGGAGAGGACATTTAATCAAGGCCTGGGGTGATAGGACAAGACGCAACAGTTTCAAACTGGAACAGGGTAGACTTAAGTTGGACATAAGGCAGAAATATGTTACgatgagagtggtgagacactggaaaagGCTGCCCGGAGAATGACGGCATGACCCATTGCTGGAAGCGTTCAAGGTCTGGTTCAACGGAGCTTTGCGTGACGTGACGTAGTGACAGATATCCCTGGCCATGGCAGGAGCGTTGGtctaggtgatctttaaaggtctcttccaaccccaaaccaccccatGATAATATGGTTCTATGATAAGGCAAACCACTGCACTGCGTCGCTCATTTTGAGAACACTGTGGATAGGATGGCTTCTCCTGGTGTGCCCTGGGAAGCCTGAACCCATGTCTTCTCAATAACATGTTCCTTCCTGACTACTTGCATCATGGACTTGAGCctagcaaggaaaacaaaaaggtgtGCACAACAAAGTGGATAGCAGTCACTGAACTACATTGGCTAATCCTATCCCAACGCAAACAGGCAGATAAATTTAGAGACCAGCAGGTCAGCCAAGGCATGACTAAGCATACTCAATGCCAGCCTGCGTTGACAAGCACTGCAAAAGCATCCCCCGTaaccccctcccagccccagccctgagcaacaTGCGTCTCTTTCACTGGGCATCTTGGGAGAGCATCTGCAGGGCAAAGGATGACACGAAGGCGTAGGCTGGGATGCACCAGAACTTTAATGAGtcaaaagagggaaaggagggtGATGTGAGCGGAGGCCTCAGTGCCAGGAGCAGCTTTAGCAGGGGAAGCACCTCCTGCCGCAAATGCCGCTGCCCAAGCCAGAGAGGCTGAAGCCCCCGGAGTTGATGGGCACTCCCTCagagctgaggatgctgccaaCGGCAGCGGAGGTGGAGGAGCCCACGGCGGTGTTCtgcgggaaggagctgaggatggggccgggcagggTCACCACCACGGCGGAGGGCTGGATGAAGACATTGGAGTCCTGGCACTGCCTGACacagggctcgttgcagctgttGGCCAGCGGGGTCGGGCCGCAGGGCCGGCAGGGCATGCACGGGCTGTAGCAGGACATGGCttggggctggaggtgcacctgggagagagaagcaggGCATGGGGGCTGGGTGAGGAGCAGCCTGTCATGCCACAACGAGGGAGCCAAGGCACGAGCTGGAGACGAGAGCTGGAGGCTGTGTAGGGAGGCACAGGGGCTGCTTCTTCCCTATGGCCCAAAAGTGCCCTGCCGTGAGGGACCAAGCCCAGGCACCTTCCCACCTAGCCCATAGCTCAGGAGACACCTCAACCGAgacccagccgctccccacgCCACAACTTCAGCCCCATTCCCTGTGCCATGAAAGCTGCTCCAGGACCCACGGTAGGAGaaaccagcagctctgtgccgAGAAAtcccagaggaggaggaggcggagaAAGGTCTTCAGACTCACCTTGTTCACAAGGAGACGGAGGCGAGAGAAGTGGATGAGAGAGTGAGGAGAAGGGCCTGCTTTTATACTGCTTCTGCACCGCCCCAGGCGCACAGTCACTGCACGCGGGCAGTAATTTTCCAGCAGGCTCACCTCCAAAGCAAAATGTCCTACCTAATGGCacatgttgtgttttggtttccGTCAGTGCTGCCATTTCATTTCCTCATTTCTGACATGCTTGCTCTGCTGTGCAAGTGCCTTTCATGTGCTGGGATGAGACGCCCAGGGGTATCCTGGGCAGGACTGTGTCAGCGTGGGCAGAGGATGGCTCCTCAGTGGTGGAGGAGTCCCGCGCAGGCAGGGGATGTTGGCTTGGGGCAGTGAAGTGCGAGTGTTTGCAGCTCCCTTGGCAGGAAGAGGCCCAGCTGTGCTCCACGCCGCACGTGTCAGCAAGCACCCGCAGACTCCTCGTTTTAAGGACGTGCCGTgtgcttctctctcttccctctgcctccgCTCGCTCCCACGGTCACTAGCCATGGCGTCTCCAGGCAGCCGGGCTGTGCCAATGGTTTCAGCCGTGTTCCTCTTGATGCCCTTTGCTCTGGGGAGAACATTTGCCAAGCTGCCCGAGTACGCAGGGCTGGTCTTCggaaagccaaagcccaccTGGTGTTCGATCAGGCAAGGCACGTGGAGGGCACTGAGGAGATCTTCTTCCACAGAGGTCAGCAGCAAGGCTTGGCCAAAGTCAGCTGCAGCGCTGAATGGGGCAGCTTCACCGGGCACAGGGGTTACAGGCAAGGCGGAGGTGCTGCGGGGGTTCGTGGCCTTGGTCTTCAGGTTTTCAGATTCAGTGATGTTGAACCTAGAGGCTTTCTGCATGCAAACATGACACTATCCACCTCTTTAAGCATTGTAattgttttatggaaaatacaGTTAAGGACTTACAGTGATAAGCAGAGACAGCTTTGGGACAGGCTGGCAAGgttatttcttcctcctgtgcaGACCAAGTCATCTGGAAAGCCATCTGAGCTCCTGGCAAGAGCTGCTGTCGAGGGACCGGGCCTCTGCCATTCCTTGGCAAGTCTGGGGCAGGGAGAGTCTTACCCACAGTCGAGGAGGATCCGGTGTGGGGACATTTAAACCGATTGGAGAGACACGAGTGCATGCCACCAGATGCCTGCATACCCcgtggagggagaggaggggttGCAGAAAACGTGTCCCCACCGGCTGGGGCTCCTCCCTGGCCGTCAGGCGATACACCTTCTCTTGGCATTAGTGCTTCATCATGTCGTCTTTCCCAGGCCCCAAAGGCCTCCTCACCTTGGAGCACAACCCGGCACCACTGGAGAGGCAAGTGAacttcccccagctctcccaggggTGACGGCTGGCAGGACCCTGCCGTGCCACGTGCGTGGGGATGCTCAAGGTGGGGGTGGGCTCGGAAGGCACGAAACCAGCTCTCAGACTACATCGAGGAGGTGAtgctcttccctgccctgcagacATGGAGGCAGCTGGGACGCGTCCCAGGAGGGCAAGGCGATGCCTGCAGTAGGCAGGCTTCCTGGGATAGACTCTCCCTACCCACGGCCAGTCACACTCTAATTTTGGGTTGGCGTGTGTCAGCCCTTTGGCACGAGGCCAAGCCAGGAGCGAGGGCTGCCTGCAGGCCCGTGTCCCATCAGGGCTGAGGGCACTGCTTGCGCACCCCCAGAGGCTGCCACGACAGGGGTTGTCTTTgccaaggaaagcagcaaatgtCTTCCAGAAAGGGAAGTTTTCCTTGGGCGGAGCCATTTGAAACCGGCCGCGCAGCCCACCTGCCCATAGAGGCAATGATCAGCGACTGCTGGCGCGAGCAGAGGGGTAAGGAGGGACAGTCCTGCCCAGGGAGAAGGACGCGGCCTGTCCTCATTTGGAGAAGCTTTGGGCACTCAGGGGAGGACGGCATTGGTGGGAAGACATGTGCACCCTCCTGCACAGGGTTTTGAGAACAACCTCACTGTATCGCCTGAGAATGATGTCCTCCATCTGCACAGAGCCCTCCAGTGCTCAGGGGCATGTCTTCTGGCCATGTTGACATGGTCCTGCTCAGGAAATCCTTGGGCTCCTCATCCCAATCTTCAAAAGAGCCTCCGTGCCCTAGTGGTCATGTCAGAAATGAGGAAATGAAATGGCAGCACTGACggaaaccaaaacacaacatgtGCCATTAGGTAGGACATTTTGCTTTGGAGGTGAGCCTGCTGGAAAATTACTGCCCGCGTGCAGTGACTGTGCGCCTGGGGCGGTGCAGAAGCAGTATAAAAGCAGGCCCTTCTCCTCACTCTCTCATCCACTTCTCTCGCCTCCGTCTCCTTGTGAACAAGGTGAGTTTGAGGCGCTTTTTGTCTTCATCTCATGCTTGACTCTtaacctcctcttcctccacctcctcctcctctgggaTTTCTCAGCACATACCTACCCTTTGtcctgtgctgtgttttgaggcTGCTTGCCATGGGAGAGCGAAAAGGAGCAGAAGGTGTGGCATGGAGAAGGGCTGAGATTTGGCTGAGGGGTCTCCTGAGCTATGAGCTAGGTTGAGACCTCCCTGGGCTTTGTCAATGTCGGTGGGGCACTTTTGCTCTGAGGGAAGGGGTCTCCCTCATTGTAGGGTGACAGGCTGCTCTTCAACCATCCTCTGTGCTTTGATTTCCcctgcttctctctcccaggtgcacctccagccccaaGCCATGTCCTGCTACAGCCCGTGCATGCCCTGCCGGCCCTGCGGCCCGACCCCGCTGGCCaacagctgcaacgagccctgtGTCAGGCAGTGCCAGGACTCCAATGTCTTCATCCAGCCCTCCGCCGTGGTGGTGAccctgcccggccccatcctcagctccttcccgcaGAACACCGCCGTGGGCTCCTCCACCTCCGCTGCCGttggcagcatcctcagctctGAGGGAGTGCCCATCAACTCCGGGGGCTTCAGCCTCTCTGGCTTGGGCAGCGGCATTTGCGGCAGGAGGTGCTTCCCCTGCTAAAGCTGCTCCTGGCACTGAGGCCTCCGCTCACATCaccctcctttccctcttttgaCTCATTAAAGTTCTGGTGCATCCCAGCCTACGCCTTCGTGTCATCCTTTGCCCTGCAGATGCTCTCCCAAGATGCCCAGTGAAAGAGACGCAtgttgctcagggctggggctgggagggggttACGGGGGATGCTTTTGCAGTGCTTGTCAACGCAGGCTGGCATTGAGTATGCTTAGTCATGCCTTGGCTGACCTGCTGGTCTCTAAATTTATCTGCCTGTTTGCGTTGGGATAGGATTAGCCAATGTAGTTCAGTGACTGCTATCCACTTTGTTGTGCacacctttttgttttccttgctagGCTCAAGTCCATGATGCAAGTAGTCAGGAAGGAACATGTTATTGAGAAGACATGGGTTCAGGCTTCCCAGGGCACACCAGGAGAAGCCATCCTATCCACAGTGTTCTCAAAATGAGCGACGCAGTGCAGTGGTTTGCCTTATCATAGAACCATATTATCatggggtggtttggggttggaagagacctttaaagatcacctagaCCAACGCTCCTGCCATGGCCAGGGATATCTGTCACTACGTCACGTCACGCAAAGCTCCGTTGAACCAGACCTTGAACGCTTCCAGCAATGGGTCATGCCGTCATTCTCCGGGCAGCcttttccagtgtctcaccactctcatcGTAACATATTTCTGCCTTATGTCCAACTTAAGTCTACCCTGTTCCAGTTGAAACTGTTGCGTCTTGTCCTATCACCCCAGGCCTTGATTAAATGTCCTCTCCGGCTTTCTTCTAAGTCCCCTTTATATATCGAAAGGCTGCAACAAGggctccccagagccttctctcctccaggctgaaaacCACAAACTCCCTCAGCCCTTCATCCCAGGAGACCTATTGCAGGCCTCTGATGCCTTTTGTAGCCCTTCTCTGGGGCTGCGCTAACAGGTCCATGGCTTTTTTTATACTGGGAACGCCAGGCTGGACGCACTACCTCACATTGCTGGCTCGTCTCCAGTTTTTTCAGCCACCATTGTCCATAAgcccttctccacagggctgctctcaaccaTTTCTCCTCCAGTCTGTATCGACGTTGAGGACTGCCCCAACGCAGGTGCAGcgccttgcacttggccttgtggAAGCTGCTTTTGAGGTAACACCATCAAAGCAGGTGCAACTCCCAGCACTCTTCCCAGACACCGAGGACTGCCATCAACAGCCTGGGCTATAtgagcaggagcacagccaggggaTCGATGGGAGCGACGGTCCTGCTCTGCTCGGCACTCATCTGACAGCATGTAGAACACTGCGTCCCATTTTGGGCTCTAACGCAAGAAAGGTTTTGACCAAGTGGTGTGAGTTCAGCGGAGGGTGGCCAGGAtggtgagagggctggagcacttggtAAGGGAGCAAAGGCTGGCGGCATGGGGCTCGCTGAGCGTGGAGAAGAGAATGCTTTGGTGGGAGACCTACAACCACGCCTGGAGTAGCTGTGGTCACTGAAGAGCATTGAGTCATCCTCTCCAGCCCCAGATAGGAAGAGAAATATAGGAAGAAAAGGGTCAGCCACCCGAGGCGTGACTAAGTATACTCAAAGCAAGCCTGTGTCACTGCACAGCCACCCCCAACaaccccctcccagccccagccctgcgtCTCTTTCACTGGGCATGTTGGGAGAGCATCTGCAGGGCAAAGGATGACACGAAGGCAtgggctgggatgcagcagaACTTTAAAAGAGTTGAAAGGACCAGTAATGGGGAAAAGCGACTCAGCTAGGTCGCCGAGGAGACAGGCAGTGTGAAGGAGCTCTCCTGAATgctttttggaaggaaaaaaagattgcaaaAAGCATCACTGAAGCATCTGCAAGACCACAAGGCCTGTGGACCACAGCTGATGTATTCCCAAATCTATTGACAATGTATTCCCAAAGATGCCGTGGCAGTATATTCTCTACTGTTCTCgtgcttttgttttccacctGCACTTCTCATCACGCCGCAACTCTGAATCTCAATGCTGTGGGTAGCACAGGTTCTCCTAGGCTCTCCTGGGAAGGTCTTGCCACTGCCTTGTCAATGACATATTGATCTCTCGTCCTCCTGACTACTTGCTTCACAACGTTGAGATgaccaaggaaaaagaaaagtagacAGCAATGCGCAAGTAATACATGAACTACCTTGGGTCATTCTATCCCAGTAGAGTCCATGTAGGCAGAGAAGTTTAGAAACCAGAGGGTACACCCAACTCACCACTAAGCACACTCAAGGCAAACCTGTGCTGACAACGGCTGCACAGCCATCCCCAACAACTCCTTCCCAGAACCAGCCCTGAGCAACAGCTGTCTCACTGGGCATGTTGGGAGAGTGTGTGCTGAAAAAAGGATGACACGAAGGCGTGGGCTGGGATGCACCAGAACTTTAATGAGtcaaaagagggaaaggagggtGATGTGAGCGGAGGCCTCAGTGCCAGGAGCAGCTTTAGCAGGGGAAGCACCTCCTGCCGCAAATGCCGCTGCCCAAGCCAGAGAGGCTGAAGCCCCCGGAGTTGATGGGCACTCCCTCagagctgaggatgctgccaaCGGCAGCGGAGGTGGAGGAGCCCACGGCGGTGTTCtgcgggaaggagctgaggatggggccgggcagggTCACCACCACGGCGGAGGGCTGGATGAAGACATTGGAGTCCTGGCACTGCCTGACacagggctcgttgcagctgttGGCCAGCGGGGTCGGGCCGCAGGGCCGGCAGGGCATGCACGGGCTGTAGCAGGACATGGCttggggctggaggtgcacctgggagagagaagcaggGCATGGGGGCTGGGTGAGGAGCAGCCTGTCATGCCACAACGAGGGAGCCAAGGCACGAGCTGGAGACGAGAGCTGGAGGCTGTGTAGGGAGGCACAGGGGCTGCTTCTTCCCTATGGCCCAAAAGTGCCCTGCCGTGAGGGACCAAGCCCAGGCACCTTCCCACCTAGCCCATAGCTCAGGAGACACCTCAACCGAgacccagccgctccccacgCCACAACTTCAGCCCCATTCCCTGTGCCATGAAAGCTGCTCCAGGACCCACGGTAGGAGaaaccagcagctctgtgccgAGAAAtcccagaggaggaggaggcggagaAAGGTCTTCAGACTCACCTTGTTCACAAGGGGACGGAGGCGAGAGAAGTGGATGAGAGAGTGAGGAGAAGGGCCTGCTTTTATACTGCTTCTGCACCGCCCCAGGCGCACAGTCACTGCACGCGGGCAGTAATTTTCCAGCAGGCTCACCTCCAAAGCAAAATGTCCTACCTAATGGCacatgttgtgttttggtttccGTCAGTGCTGCCATTTCATTTCCTCATTTCTGACATGACCACTAGGGCACGGAGGCTCTTT
This DNA window, taken from Falco peregrinus isolate bFalPer1 chromosome 18, bFalPer1.pri, whole genome shotgun sequence, encodes the following:
- the LOC129782653 gene encoding uncharacterized protein LOC129782653, which gives rise to MQKASRFNITESENLKTKATNPRSTSALPVTPVPGEAAPFSAAADFGQALLLTSVEEDLLSALHVPCLIEHQVGFGFPKTSPAYSGSLANVLPRAKGIKRNTAETIGTARLPGDAMVGHFALEVSLLENYCPRAVTVRLGRCRSSIKAGPSPHSLIHFSRLRLLVNKVHLQPQAMSCYSPCMPCRPCGPTPLANSCNEPCVRQCQDSNVFIQPSAVVVTLPGPILSSFPQNTAVGSSTSAAVGSILSSEGVPINSGGFSLSGLGSGICGRRCFPC
- the LOC129782654 gene encoding feather beta keratin-like, yielding MSSFPGPKGLLTLEHNPAPLERQVGHFALEVSLLENYCPRAVTVRLGRCRSSIKAGPSPHSLIHFSRLRLLVNKVHLQPQAMSCYSPCMPCRPCGPTPLANSCNEPCVRQCQDSNVFIQPSAVVVTLPGPILSSFPQNTAVGSSTSAAVGSILSSEGVPINSGGFSLSGLGSGICGRRCFPC
- the LOC129782655 gene encoding feather beta keratin-like; protein product: MSSFPGPKGLLTLEHNPAPLERQVGHFALEVSLLENYCPRAVTVRLGRCRSSIKAGPSPHSLIHFSRLRPLVNKVHLQPQAMSCYSPCMPCRPCGPTPLANSCNEPCVRQCQDSNVFIQPSAVVVTLPGPILSSFPQNTAVGSSTSAAVGSILSSEGVPINSGGFSLSGLGSGICGRRCFPC